The proteins below are encoded in one region of Lujinxingia sediminis:
- a CDS encoding serine/threonine-protein kinase, translated as MTHPPETESPSLVGTLIEGKYLLERELGAGGMGAVYLARHKTIEREVAIKLLHRALASDASIRRRFETEARAIARLSHPNCVMLYEFGLEPELEALYAVFEYVKGRSLEKWAGQKLAIDDVLELGRQVVAAIEHAHSQKIIHRDLKPDNIMVTIADSGKLEVKVLDFGIARIAEEDDVETGEQSRLTKMGQMFGTPPYMSPEQIRARLNISFATDIYSIGVILYELIEGRLPFLADSPIETVMLHLNEEVPPMVRSGLPEELRQIVMRCLQKAPEDRFESCTELREALDRVVVEPGEVTALTHVGGVADLREGTPVMAGGEKTAPETPDSDPIAAAHATELAFGHAPTLAASPERWPGASSQDVGGAAQVGERHNEAQASSSRANAPTMPPADSGASGASSRASAAVETARQQPGLGGLATGDSAAPREAPETWSEETDATRRKTVMLLIAAIGVVVLVLVGVVAGMGGEPDEGAELGATGAFDEPSKAQSSQAQSEGAFGSNEAEEGAEAGSAQGDEASAASVAPGAPDDAATEPHAAPQEGLPGDGSGRADDSGRADDSSEREVGAGEEVVGARQESEAQVEVEPVRRASSGKTAAPASAPEAAAPQEPARLRLNRTRRITRDDDEEPESNEEPARLSLPRR; from the coding sequence ATGACTCATCCTCCCGAGACAGAGAGCCCCTCCCTGGTAGGGACGCTCATTGAGGGCAAGTACCTGCTGGAGCGCGAGCTGGGGGCCGGCGGCATGGGTGCGGTGTACCTGGCGCGCCACAAGACGATTGAGCGGGAGGTGGCCATCAAGCTGCTGCACCGCGCGCTGGCCTCGGACGCGTCGATTCGACGTCGTTTTGAGACTGAAGCGCGGGCGATCGCCCGGCTGAGCCACCCCAACTGCGTGATGCTCTATGAGTTCGGCCTGGAGCCGGAGCTGGAAGCGCTCTACGCGGTCTTTGAGTATGTGAAGGGGCGCTCGCTGGAGAAGTGGGCCGGGCAGAAGCTGGCGATCGACGATGTGCTCGAACTGGGGCGGCAGGTGGTCGCGGCGATCGAGCACGCCCACAGCCAGAAGATCATTCATCGCGACTTGAAGCCCGACAACATCATGGTGACGATCGCCGACAGCGGGAAGCTGGAGGTGAAGGTGCTCGACTTCGGTATCGCGCGCATCGCTGAAGAAGATGACGTGGAGACCGGGGAGCAGAGCCGGCTGACCAAGATGGGGCAGATGTTTGGCACGCCTCCTTATATGAGCCCGGAGCAGATTCGGGCGCGGCTTAACATCAGCTTTGCCACCGACATCTACTCGATCGGCGTGATTCTCTACGAGCTCATCGAGGGGCGGCTTCCCTTTCTGGCGGACTCCCCCATTGAGACGGTGATGCTGCACCTCAATGAGGAGGTGCCGCCGATGGTGCGCAGCGGTCTTCCTGAGGAGCTGCGTCAGATTGTGATGCGTTGTTTGCAGAAGGCTCCCGAGGATCGTTTCGAAAGCTGCACCGAGCTTCGCGAAGCGCTCGATCGTGTGGTGGTGGAGCCCGGCGAAGTCACAGCGCTGACTCATGTAGGTGGGGTGGCTGACTTGCGCGAAGGCACGCCGGTGATGGCCGGCGGGGAGAAGACCGCGCCGGAGACGCCGGATTCCGACCCGATCGCGGCTGCCCACGCCACCGAACTGGCCTTTGGTCACGCGCCCACTCTGGCGGCTTCGCCGGAACGCTGGCCGGGCGCCTCGTCTCAAGACGTCGGTGGCGCCGCACAGGTCGGTGAGCGTCACAATGAGGCTCAGGCTTCGTCGTCCAGGGCGAACGCTCCGACCATGCCTCCCGCCGATAGCGGAGCATCCGGGGCGTCGTCGCGAGCATCTGCTGCGGTGGAGACGGCCCGTCAGCAGCCCGGTCTTGGTGGCCTGGCGACCGGGGATAGCGCCGCGCCTCGCGAGGCTCCCGAGACCTGGTCGGAGGAGACCGACGCCACACGGCGCAAGACCGTGATGCTCCTGATCGCCGCCATCGGTGTGGTCGTGCTGGTTCTGGTCGGAGTGGTGGCTGGGATGGGCGGTGAGCCCGATGAGGGCGCAGAACTCGGTGCGACAGGGGCGTTCGATGAGCCTTCCAAAGCGCAGTCTTCGCAGGCACAGAGCGAGGGCGCATTCGGAAGCAATGAGGCTGAGGAAGGTGCTGAGGCCGGCTCTGCACAAGGTGATGAGGCATCTGCCGCCAGCGTTGCTCCGGGTGCGCCGGATGATGCGGCGACCGAGCCCCATGCGGCCCCGCAGGAGGGTCTGCCGGGCGATGGGAGCGGCCGCGCCGACGATAGCGGCCGCGCCGACGATAGCTCGGAGCGCGAGGTGGGGGCCGGCGAGGAGGTGGTTGGTGCTCGCCAGGAGAGCGAGGCGCAGGTTGAGGTTGAACCTGTGCGGCGCGCCTCCTCGGGCAAAACGGCCGCGCCGGCCAGCGCGCCCGAAGCTGCGGCGCCTCAGGAGCCGGCGCGCCTTCGCCTCAACCGCACCCGTCGCATCACCAGGGATGACGACGAAGAACCCGAGTCCAATGAAGAGCCGGCCCGGCTGAGTCTGCCGCGGCGCTGA
- a CDS encoding YncE family protein, which produces MRGRKCSILLMVLALSLFASAGCGGDSQAPSGGANDADAGGNYQPPGDGEDPGEPRPPLPEVPESYTYSQPAIVGDKVYVANETLDAVAIIDSQSLEIEGVPVGRAPTQVVAPVEGAGDDARVMVLNAGDHTVSLLDPDGEESLHVPVLPHANRLQATASGRFGVAWYDSSEPGPAGDLSAITVVSEAGSFDVAVGFLVRQVLFDEVGERALVISDDGVSVLELAAIESDRFVAPRPLTPPGFEAVDPAELRLHLGPQGESLVAWTPSQPFLFVSDLSEGSPVAIALGAPPTGAALAEATLVLALSEADRLLAITLPRGLETARADQEARGVWVDATFVPPLADDAFLDSEGFSYLSLPVPGLGSVVLSDDASVAMAFTTNPQETRGVLVAMADRELSTVRFEKEVRGVLPDEVGKTFLVIHPRRPGSREGLTPADPEFVERSHAFSVLDIASHQTRLVLTELAIARAVLFAPDVGDAFVYLSYENPTPGAAELLAHREIVRVNLGSFRSEVLRLSALPDDMGLIPGSGRVYVNQVHPQGRITFVEAATGERQTVTGYQLNSGIF; this is translated from the coding sequence ATGCGAGGTCGTAAGTGCTCGATTCTGCTGATGGTTTTAGCGCTTTCGTTGTTTGCTTCGGCAGGGTGCGGCGGAGATTCACAAGCCCCCTCCGGCGGGGCCAACGATGCTGACGCCGGGGGCAACTACCAGCCGCCCGGCGATGGTGAAGACCCCGGTGAACCTCGTCCCCCGCTGCCGGAGGTGCCCGAGAGTTATACGTATTCGCAGCCGGCGATCGTGGGCGATAAGGTCTATGTCGCCAATGAAACGCTCGATGCGGTGGCGATCATTGACAGCCAGAGCCTGGAGATCGAGGGGGTGCCGGTGGGCCGGGCGCCCACGCAGGTGGTCGCGCCGGTGGAGGGCGCCGGCGATGATGCCCGGGTGATGGTTCTCAACGCAGGGGATCACACCGTCTCGCTGCTCGACCCGGATGGTGAGGAGAGCCTTCATGTGCCGGTGCTCCCCCATGCCAACCGCCTGCAGGCCACCGCGTCGGGGCGCTTCGGAGTGGCCTGGTACGACAGCTCCGAGCCGGGGCCGGCCGGCGACCTCTCGGCCATCACGGTGGTCAGCGAAGCGGGCAGCTTCGATGTGGCAGTGGGCTTTCTGGTGCGCCAGGTGCTCTTCGACGAGGTTGGCGAGCGCGCGTTGGTGATCAGCGACGACGGGGTCAGCGTGCTGGAGCTGGCGGCGATTGAGAGCGATCGTTTCGTTGCCCCCCGCCCGCTGACCCCGCCCGGATTTGAGGCCGTAGACCCGGCCGAGCTCCGGCTGCATCTCGGCCCGCAGGGCGAGTCGCTGGTGGCCTGGACTCCCTCGCAGCCCTTTCTCTTTGTGAGTGATTTAAGCGAGGGCTCCCCGGTTGCGATCGCGCTGGGCGCCCCTCCCACCGGCGCCGCGCTTGCCGAAGCGACCCTTGTGCTCGCGCTCAGTGAGGCGGACCGCCTGCTTGCCATCACGCTCCCCCGGGGGCTGGAGACCGCCCGCGCCGACCAGGAGGCCCGCGGGGTCTGGGTCGACGCTACCTTTGTGCCGCCCCTCGCCGACGACGCCTTTTTGGACTCCGAGGGCTTTTCCTACCTGAGCCTTCCGGTGCCCGGGCTGGGCTCGGTGGTCTTAAGCGACGACGCCTCGGTGGCGATGGCCTTTACCACCAACCCGCAGGAAACGCGCGGGGTGCTGGTGGCGATGGCCGACCGGGAACTCAGTACGGTGCGCTTTGAGAAAGAAGTGCGCGGGGTGCTGCCGGATGAAGTTGGCAAGACCTTTCTGGTGATTCACCCGCGTCGGCCCGGCTCCCGAGAGGGGTTGACCCCGGCCGACCCCGAGTTTGTGGAGCGAAGCCACGCCTTCTCGGTGCTCGATATCGCCAGCCATCAGACTCGGCTGGTGCTCACCGAGCTTGCGATCGCGCGGGCAGTGCTCTTCGCCCCCGACGTCGGCGACGCGTTTGTGTACCTGAGCTACGAGAACCCGACACCTGGTGCGGCGGAGCTTCTGGCACACCGCGAGATTGTGCGCGTCAACCTCGGTAGCTTCCGCAGCGAGGTGCTGAGGCTCTCGGCGCTTCCCGATGATATGGGGCTGATTCCAGGGAGCGGACGCGTCTACGTCAACCAGGTGCACCCCCAGGGGCGGATCACCTTTGTGGAGGCTGCCACCGGTGAGCGCCAGACGGTGACGGGCTATCAGCTTAACTCGGGGATTTTTTGA
- a CDS encoding KamA family radical SAM protein gives MASAENVPTPEKAPKSHAAPPAERKARPPVDPSVLRHRELKGGEFWREIPAFANVSEEEFLDYKWQMKNSLYGEDKLLELMEGLAPKAFVDDVLRGFHLAPMAVRVTPYLFSLIDWNDPLHDPIRTQFIPVASRLTMDHPMLTLDSLHEQADAPVEGLTHRYHDKALFLPLDTCPVYCRFCTRSYAIGVDTDVVEKVSLKVSPKRWEEAFAYIESRPELEDIVISGGDAYNLAFKHIEAIGMRLLEIPNIRRIRFATKGLAVMPMKILSDERWLDAVTRVAEHGRKLHKQVAIHTHFNNPNEITEISRRATNTLFERGITVRNQSVLQRGVNDEPETMRLLVKRLGEINVEAYYVYQHDMVQGVEDLRTSLQTNLDIEKFVRGSTAGFNTPTFVVDAPGGGGKREAHSYEHYDRETGVSVYSAPSVKPGQLFTYFDPLHSLSDAARADWKDADKREQMVQDALSAARSHQGQR, from the coding sequence ATGGCGAGCGCAGAGAACGTCCCCACCCCTGAGAAAGCCCCGAAATCCCATGCCGCACCGCCCGCCGAGCGTAAGGCTCGCCCGCCGGTCGATCCCTCGGTGCTCCGTCACCGTGAGCTCAAAGGTGGCGAGTTCTGGCGGGAGATCCCGGCCTTTGCCAACGTGAGCGAGGAGGAGTTCCTCGACTACAAATGGCAGATGAAGAACTCGCTTTATGGTGAGGATAAGCTCCTTGAGTTGATGGAGGGGCTGGCACCCAAAGCGTTCGTCGACGATGTGCTGCGCGGCTTTCATCTGGCGCCGATGGCGGTGCGCGTCACTCCGTATCTGTTCAGCCTGATCGATTGGAACGATCCGCTGCATGATCCGATTCGCACCCAGTTCATTCCGGTGGCCTCGCGGTTGACGATGGACCACCCGATGCTCACGCTGGATTCGCTCCATGAGCAGGCCGACGCGCCGGTTGAGGGGCTGACCCACCGCTACCATGATAAGGCGCTCTTTCTGCCGCTGGACACCTGTCCGGTGTACTGCCGTTTCTGCACGCGAAGCTACGCCATCGGCGTGGACACCGACGTGGTCGAGAAGGTCAGCCTGAAAGTCAGCCCGAAGCGCTGGGAAGAGGCGTTTGCCTACATTGAGAGCCGCCCGGAGCTTGAGGACATCGTCATCAGCGGGGGCGACGCCTACAACCTGGCGTTTAAGCATATCGAAGCGATTGGCATGCGCCTCCTTGAGATCCCCAACATCCGTCGCATTCGTTTTGCGACCAAGGGGCTGGCGGTGATGCCGATGAAGATCTTGAGCGATGAGCGCTGGCTCGATGCGGTGACCCGGGTGGCCGAGCACGGGCGTAAGCTGCACAAGCAGGTCGCCATTCACACCCACTTCAACAACCCCAACGAGATCACTGAGATCAGTCGCCGGGCCACCAACACGCTTTTTGAGCGGGGAATCACCGTGCGCAACCAGTCGGTGCTCCAGCGCGGGGTCAACGACGAGCCCGAGACGATGCGTCTTCTGGTCAAGCGCCTGGGTGAGATCAACGTCGAGGCCTATTACGTCTACCAGCACGATATGGTGCAGGGGGTTGAAGATCTGCGCACGTCGCTGCAGACCAACCTCGATATTGAGAAGTTCGTGCGCGGATCGACGGCCGGCTTCAACACCCCGACCTTCGTGGTGGATGCCCCCGGTGGTGGCGGCAAGCGTGAGGCGCACTCCTATGAGCATTACGATCGGGAGACGGGCGTGAGCGTCTACAGCGCGCCTTCGGTCAAGCCCGGCCAGCTCTTCACGTACTTCGATCCGCTTCACAGCCTCAGTGACGCGGCGCGTGCCGACTGGAAGGACGCCGATAAGCGCGAGCAGATGGTGCAGGATGCGCTTTCGGCGGCGCGCAGCCATCAGGGACAGCGCTAA